The genomic region CACGATGCAGCTGTGGCAGCGCTTCCTTGATCCCGCCAATGCCGAGCCCTTTGTCGAATCGCCCGAGCAGGCGCGCGACAGGCGCTTCAAGGCGCCGCAGTGGCGCGAGGAGCCGGTGTTCGACTTTCTCCGCCAGAGCTATTTCGTCATCGCCGATCATATGCTCAGGAATGTCGAGGCGCTGGAGCATGTCGATGGGCGGCAGAAGGACCAGATCCGCTTCGCCACCCAGGGCTTCATCGACGCGATCAGCCCCACCAATTTCCCTGCCACCAACCCGCAGGTGATCGAGAAGATCGTCGAAACCAAGGGAGAAAGCCTGCTCAAGGGTCTGCAGCACATGCTGCAGGACATGGCCAAGGGCCAGATGACGCAGACCGCCGCGGGCGCGTTCGAGCTCGGCCGCAACCTGGCGATGACCCCCGGCAAGGTGGTGAAGCGCACACCGCTCTACGAGCTCATCCAATATGCGCCGACCACCGAGGAGGTGCTGGAAACCCCGCTGATCATCTTCCCGCCGTGGATCAACCGCTTCTACATCCTGGATCTTACGCCGGAGAAGAGCTTCATCCGCTGGGCGGTGGAGCAGGGGATCACCGTGTTCGTCGTCTCATGGCGCTCGGCCGATGCGACGATGAAGGACGTGGTGTGGGACGATTATGTCGAGCGCGGCCAGATCGATGCGATCGACACGGTGCGTGACCTGCTCGGCGTCGAGAGCGTCCACACCATCGGCTATTGCGTCGCCGGCACCACGCTGGCGGCGACGCTGGCGGTGCTTGCCGCGCGGGACCAGGCTGCAAAGGTTGCGAGCGCCACCTTCTTCACCGCCCAGGTCGACTTCACCGAGGCGGGGGACCTGCGCGTGTTCGTCGACGACGACCAGTTGGCGATGATCCGAAGCCTCAGCGGCGACGGGTTCCTCGACGGGCGCTATATGGCGGCGACCTTCAACCTGCTGCGCGGCCGCGACCTGATCTGGAACTACGTCACCAACAATTATCTGATGGGGCAGGAATATGCGCCGTTCGACCTACTCCACTGGAATTCGGACGTCACCAACCTGCCGGCGGCCTGGCACCTCAGCTATTTGACCGACCTGTATCGAGACAACAAGCTGATCGCGCCGGGCGCGCTCCGCATCGGCGGCACGCCGGTCGACCTGTCGAAGGTGACGACGCCGAGCTATATTCAGGCCGGGCGTGAAGATCATATCGCCCCTGCCAAAAGCGTATGGAAGTTGACCGAGCATTTCCGCGGGCCGCACAAGTTCGTGCTCGCCGGCTCGGGCCATATCGCCGGTGTTATAAACCCCCCGTCTGCCAAAAAATACCAATATTGGACCAATAAGGACCTTGCCGAGTCGCTGGATTCGTTTGTGGAAACCGCCACCGAGCACGCCGGCAGCTGGTGGCCCGACTGGCTCGATTGGTTGCGCGCGGTAAGCGGTGCCAAAGTCGCGGCGAACGGTGCGAGGGTTCCGGGGGGTGGAAACCTTTGTGCGATTGCGGAAGCACCAGGCGATTATGTTAAAATGCGCTGACAAAAAGCCGTGAAAACTCGGCATTTGTTACTTTTTGTGCAGTGCACAATGACGTCTTGCAAATTCGGCTTCGCCTCGTTATATGCTGCGGTGCAGCAATAGGCAGGGAAGCTAGTCACATGGCCAGCAAGGGACCCAAGACGACGGCCAAACCGGCCGCCAAAATGGCGGCACGCGGCGCCCCAAAGCCCGCGATTCTGGCCGAAGCTGCCGCGGTTATTCCGCCGCCCGTACCCCCGTTGGCCGAGACGATCGTCCCGGCCGCGG from Sphingomonas sp. harbors:
- a CDS encoding class I poly(R)-hydroxyalkanoic acid synthase, translated to MPDTLTPTLPRLEDLQHWTWVLGRAQQMMLEHGLDLMEHVPAAPPFGMLLDPTPAMRASADFWADTMQLWQRFLDPANAEPFVESPEQARDRRFKAPQWREEPVFDFLRQSYFVIADHMLRNVEALEHVDGRQKDQIRFATQGFIDAISPTNFPATNPQVIEKIVETKGESLLKGLQHMLQDMAKGQMTQTAAGAFELGRNLAMTPGKVVKRTPLYELIQYAPTTEEVLETPLIIFPPWINRFYILDLTPEKSFIRWAVEQGITVFVVSWRSADATMKDVVWDDYVERGQIDAIDTVRDLLGVESVHTIGYCVAGTTLAATLAVLAARDQAAKVASATFFTAQVDFTEAGDLRVFVDDDQLAMIRSLSGDGFLDGRYMAATFNLLRGRDLIWNYVTNNYLMGQEYAPFDLLHWNSDVTNLPAAWHLSYLTDLYRDNKLIAPGALRIGGTPVDLSKVTTPSYIQAGREDHIAPAKSVWKLTEHFRGPHKFVLAGSGHIAGVINPPSAKKYQYWTNKDLAESLDSFVETATEHAGSWWPDWLDWLRAVSGAKVAANGARVPGGGNLCAIAEAPGDYVKMR